The Sphingobium aromaticiconvertens genome has a segment encoding these proteins:
- a CDS encoding Hsp33 family molecular chaperone HslO — MTSRDLDQALGFTIPSRQVRGRIVRLGPTLDAVLAAHSYPPPVERLLASALVLAALLGSTLKQAGGQLTLQAQTENGVVSLLVADYKDGDLRGYAKFDADRLAEIGSDPTLFGLFGKGYLAVTFDQSVTGERYQGIVPLDSESLGRAAELYFFQSEQIPSIVQIATRHEPGEGCTAAGLLIQHLPEGEVGRERLHVRHDHPEWEHVQALAATLKDDELTDTSLPLPDIVWRLFHEEEEVRVIEPVALAKGCRCNLDHIRDVIGRFPADERVEMADGDGVIAVDCAFCSRIFPLALDSFVTH; from the coding sequence GTGACCTCTCGCGATCTCGATCAGGCCCTTGGCTTCACCATCCCCTCGCGCCAGGTGCGCGGCCGCATCGTGCGGCTGGGGCCGACGCTCGACGCGGTGCTGGCCGCCCATAGCTATCCGCCGCCGGTCGAGCGGCTGCTGGCCTCTGCGTTGGTGCTGGCGGCGCTGCTGGGCAGCACGCTCAAGCAGGCGGGTGGACAATTGACGCTTCAGGCGCAGACCGAAAATGGCGTCGTCAGCCTGCTGGTCGCCGATTACAAGGATGGCGATCTGCGTGGTTATGCCAAGTTCGACGCCGACCGCCTTGCCGAGATTGGCAGCGACCCGACCTTGTTCGGCCTGTTCGGCAAGGGCTATCTGGCCGTCACCTTCGACCAGTCCGTCACTGGAGAACGCTATCAGGGCATTGTACCGCTCGACAGCGAATCGCTTGGCCGGGCGGCGGAACTCTATTTCTTTCAGTCCGAGCAGATCCCCAGCATTGTTCAGATCGCGACCCGGCATGAACCGGGAGAGGGCTGTACGGCCGCTGGCCTGCTGATCCAGCATCTGCCGGAGGGTGAAGTCGGGCGGGAGCGATTGCATGTCCGCCACGACCATCCCGAATGGGAGCATGTGCAGGCGCTGGCGGCGACGCTCAAGGACGATGAGCTGACCGATACCAGCCTGCCGCTGCCCGACATCGTCTGGCGCCTGTTCCACGAGGAAGAGGAAGTGCGGGTAATCGAGCCGGTCGCGCTTGCCAAGGGGTGTCGATGCAACCTTGACCATATCCGCGATGTGATCGGCCGCTTTCCTGCGGACGAGCGGGTGGAGATGGCGGATGGTGATGGAGTGATCGCGGTTGATTGCGCCTTCTGCTCGCGCATATTCCCGCTCGCACTGGACAGCTTCGTCACCCATTGA
- the argF gene encoding ornithine carbamoyltransferase: protein MTRHFLNLSDAGGDAIAAMIADAIDRKAARAAWPKGRADADAPLAGHTLAMIFEKNSTRTRVSFDMAIRQLGGTSLILDGATSQLGRGETVADTARVLSRMCDAIMIRTDDHAKIEEMAHHATVPVINGLTDLSHPCQIVADLLTVVEHGLALPGSQWAWLGDGNNVLHSIIEAAGLLKFGVRIGVPEGYEPDTRFAEEATARGATITLSRDAMAVAAGADVIVTDTWISMGQDHAEEKLAAMMPYQVTPALMATARPGALFLHCLPAHRGEEVVEQVIDGPQSLIWDEAENRLHAQKSVLLWALGKL, encoded by the coding sequence ATGACCAGACATTTTCTGAACCTGTCCGATGCAGGCGGCGACGCAATCGCCGCGATGATCGCGGACGCCATCGACCGCAAGGCCGCACGGGCCGCCTGGCCCAAGGGGCGCGCCGATGCCGACGCGCCGCTGGCGGGGCATACGCTGGCGATGATCTTTGAGAAGAACTCGACCCGCACGCGCGTGTCGTTCGACATGGCGATCCGCCAACTGGGCGGTACGTCGCTGATCCTGGACGGCGCGACCAGCCAGTTGGGCCGGGGGGAGACGGTCGCCGACACCGCACGCGTCCTCAGCCGCATGTGCGACGCGATCATGATCCGCACCGACGACCATGCGAAGATCGAGGAGATGGCCCACCATGCGACCGTCCCGGTCATCAACGGCCTGACCGATCTTTCGCATCCTTGCCAGATCGTCGCCGACCTGTTGACCGTGGTCGAACACGGCCTGGCCCTGCCCGGCAGCCAGTGGGCGTGGCTGGGCGACGGCAACAATGTCCTCCATTCAATCATAGAGGCGGCGGGCTTGCTCAAGTTCGGCGTGCGGATCGGCGTGCCCGAAGGCTATGAGCCTGACACCCGCTTTGCCGAAGAGGCGACGGCGCGCGGCGCGACCATCACCCTGTCGCGTGATGCGATGGCGGTCGCGGCGGGCGCTGATGTGATCGTCACCGACACCTGGATTTCGATGGGGCAGGACCATGCGGAGGAAAAGCTGGCCGCTATGATGCCCTATCAGGTGACGCCCGCGCTCATGGCGACGGCAAGGCCCGGTGCGCTTTTTCTTCACTGCCTGCCTGCCCATCGCGGCGAGGAAGTGGTGGAACAGGTGATCGACGGCCCGCAGTCGCTGATCTGGGATGAGGCGGAAAACCGCCTTCACGCGCAGAAGTCGGTGCTGCTCTGGGCGCTTGGAAAGCTGTAA
- a CDS encoding aspartate aminotransferase family protein, giving the protein MSITPLMPVYPRCDVRPVRGEGCYLIGERGERYLDFASGIAVNLLGHGHPTLVKAITDQAATLMHVSNLYGSPQGEAFAKRLVDNTFADTVFFTNSGAEAVECAIKTARRYHYANGNPHRHKIISFDNAFHGRTLGTISATSQPKMRDGFEPLLPGFTVVPFNDLEAALAAIDDNTAGFLLEPVQGEGGVTPATEAFLTGLRQACDEQGLLLILDEVQCGYARTGTFFAHEQYGITPDIMAVAKGIGAGFPLGACLATEEAAKGMVAGTHGSTYGGNPLAMAVGQAVLGEVLADGFLDNVKAKGARLRSALEQLIPNHDGLFEDVRGMGLMLGVKLKDSVEARNFVAHLRDNHGLLTVAAGGNVVRILPPLVIEDSHIAECIEKLSAGARSFAVSQAA; this is encoded by the coding sequence ATGTCGATTACGCCGCTCATGCCCGTTTACCCCCGGTGCGATGTGCGTCCGGTCCGAGGAGAGGGTTGCTACCTGATCGGCGAGCGCGGCGAGCGTTATCTGGATTTTGCGAGCGGCATCGCCGTCAACCTGCTGGGCCACGGTCATCCTACGTTAGTCAAGGCGATTACGGATCAGGCCGCGACGCTGATGCATGTGTCGAACCTCTATGGATCGCCGCAGGGTGAGGCCTTTGCTAAGCGTCTGGTGGACAATACATTCGCCGACACGGTGTTCTTCACCAATTCGGGGGCCGAGGCGGTCGAGTGCGCGATCAAGACCGCGCGCCGTTACCATTATGCCAATGGCAATCCGCACCGGCACAAGATCATCAGCTTCGACAACGCCTTTCACGGGCGGACGCTGGGGACCATTTCGGCCACCAGCCAGCCCAAGATGCGCGATGGGTTCGAGCCGCTGCTGCCCGGTTTCACCGTGGTGCCGTTCAACGATCTGGAGGCTGCGCTCGCGGCGATCGACGACAACACCGCTGGTTTCCTGCTGGAACCGGTGCAGGGTGAGGGTGGCGTCACCCCAGCGACGGAGGCGTTCCTGACCGGGCTGCGTCAGGCGTGTGACGAGCAGGGCTTGTTGCTGATTCTGGACGAGGTCCAGTGCGGCTATGCCCGCACCGGCACCTTCTTCGCGCATGAACAATATGGCATCACGCCCGACATCATGGCCGTGGCCAAGGGCATTGGCGCAGGCTTCCCGCTGGGCGCCTGTCTGGCGACGGAAGAAGCGGCCAAGGGCATGGTTGCAGGCACGCATGGCTCCACCTATGGCGGCAATCCGCTCGCCATGGCGGTGGGGCAAGCAGTGCTGGGCGAAGTGCTGGCTGACGGCTTCCTCGACAATGTAAAGGCAAAGGGTGCCCGTTTGCGCTCGGCGCTGGAGCAGTTGATCCCCAACCATGACGGGCTGTTCGAGGATGTGCGCGGTATGGGCCTGATGCTGGGCGTGAAGCTCAAGGACAGCGTCGAGGCGCGAAACTTCGTGGCGCATCTGCGGGACAATCACGGCCTGCTCACCGTCGCAGCGGGGGGCAATGTCGTGCGTATCCTGCCGCCCCTGGTGATCGAGGACAGCCATATCGCCGAATGTATCGAAAAGCTGTCCGCTGGCGCGCGCAGCTTTGCGGTGTCGCAGGCGGCCTGA
- the fliS gene encoding flagellar protein FliS: MFYNQGYAGGTAMRRYAAVHAGSRIEGASPHALVKVLFDELLIAMDAAALAERQNDRLKVSDKHARAMSILFALESSLDFDKGGDIAIGLAQIYREARRLMLLAARDQDAAPVNQARIMVAEIADAWDQIG, from the coding sequence ATGTTTTATAATCAGGGCTATGCGGGTGGAACGGCGATGCGGCGCTATGCTGCGGTCCATGCGGGCAGCCGGATCGAGGGCGCCAGCCCCCACGCGCTGGTCAAGGTATTGTTCGACGAATTGTTGATCGCGATGGATGCCGCCGCGCTGGCCGAGCGCCAGAATGACCGGCTCAAAGTGTCGGACAAGCATGCGCGGGCGATGTCGATCCTTTTTGCGCTCGAATCCAGCCTCGACTTCGACAAGGGCGGCGACATCGCCATCGGTCTGGCGCAAATCTATCGCGAGGCACGTCGCCTCATGCTTCTGGCTGCGCGCGATCAGGATGCGGCGCCCGTTAATCAGGCCCGGATCATGGTGGCGGAGATCGCAGACGCCTGGGACCAGATAGGCTAA
- the fliD gene encoding flagellar filament capping protein FliD: protein MTSVGSSIGSSLGIGSGIDTGALVSNLVSAVRDPKQKVITDRQSLNSARISALGSASSSLDTFADALNSLLAGTGYSGTPLSNDPSIASVSLLPGGEITGLPAQLRVQQLASAQTLASTPVSGATASSTVGLGTLTLKVGTGADVPIEITSANNSYTGLAKAINDANAGVTATVITDNQGTRLVIKGATGEANNFTLTNATGDADLAKFAWDGTDSGTMKKLATAQDSIIQLDGVEQRYSSNTIDTAIPNMRIDLNKAAPGTDVSLTKSEPTTSMRDLMVEFVNAYNTLMKGLNTASAAGADSSTSGVLAGDPAVRDMKRQLSQMTSAGMATTGAYKTLSEIGVSTNRDGTLKLDTALLDKAIAANPTAITQMLNPAVSKATNPGLAGLMDGVRDRIQVKDGSLASAQAKYAKLGESLTEQLEKLDTQMANYQTQLTAVYSKMESRLTAMKATQSYLEQQIAAWNSSSDS, encoded by the coding sequence ATGACCTCAGTTGGCAGCAGTATCGGATCGTCGCTGGGCATCGGCTCCGGTATCGACACCGGCGCCTTGGTGTCGAACCTCGTCAGCGCCGTGCGCGATCCCAAGCAGAAGGTGATCACCGATCGGCAGAGCCTGAACAGCGCGCGTATTTCCGCGCTGGGTTCGGCCTCCAGTTCGCTCGACACTTTCGCTGACGCGCTGAACAGCCTGTTGGCGGGTACAGGCTATTCCGGCACGCCGCTTTCCAATGATCCCAGCATCGCCAGTGTCAGCCTGCTGCCGGGCGGCGAGATTACGGGCCTGCCCGCGCAACTGCGGGTTCAGCAGCTTGCTTCGGCCCAGACGCTGGCTTCCACGCCGGTCAGCGGCGCGACCGCCAGTTCGACTGTGGGTCTGGGCACATTGACGCTGAAGGTCGGCACCGGCGCTGATGTCCCGATCGAAATCACCTCTGCGAACAATAGCTATACCGGCCTTGCCAAGGCGATCAATGACGCCAATGCGGGCGTCACCGCCACGGTTATCACCGACAATCAGGGCACGCGGCTGGTGATAAAGGGCGCGACCGGTGAAGCGAATAACTTCACCCTGACCAATGCGACGGGCGACGCCGATCTGGCCAAATTCGCCTGGGACGGCACCGATAGCGGCACCATGAAAAAGCTGGCGACAGCGCAGGATAGCATCATCCAGCTGGACGGCGTGGAACAGCGGTACAGCAGCAACACGATCGATACCGCTATTCCCAACATGCGGATCGACCTGAACAAGGCGGCGCCCGGCACGGATGTCTCGCTGACCAAGAGCGAGCCGACCACCAGCATGCGCGACCTGATGGTGGAGTTCGTCAACGCCTATAATACGCTGATGAAGGGTCTCAATACCGCCAGCGCCGCGGGCGCTGATTCCTCGACCTCGGGGGTGTTGGCGGGCGATCCGGCGGTTCGGGACATGAAGCGGCAATTGTCGCAGATGACCTCCGCCGGGATGGCCACGACCGGCGCCTATAAGACATTGTCCGAAATTGGCGTCTCCACCAATCGCGACGGTACGCTGAAGCTCGACACTGCCCTATTGGACAAGGCGATTGCGGCCAACCCCACGGCTATTACCCAGATGCTCAATCCGGCCGTATCCAAGGCGACCAATCCGGGCCTCGCGGGCCTGATGGATGGCGTGCGCGACCGGATACAGGTCAAGGACGGGTCGCTTGCCTCGGCGCAGGCAAAATATGCCAAGCTGGGTGAATCGCTGACCGAGCAACTGGAGAAGCTCGATACGCAAATGGCCAATTACCAGACGCAGCTGACCGCCGTCTATTCGAAGATGGAATCACGCCTCACGGCGATGAAGGCGACGCAAAGCTATCTGGAGCAGCAGATCGCGGCCTGGAACAGCAGCAGCGACAGCTAA
- a CDS encoding flagellar type III secretion system protein FlhB: MAGSNGGGDKTEKPTQKKLDDAAKKGDILQSRDLGTAMVVMAGIGCIAVTGPSLVGALREMLIEALRFKREDIVDFSPAERGIDLLSGIAMPVGGIMLATLLAAIAAPALLGSMGFRTGAFAPKMSKLNPASGFKRMFGMQGLTELVKSIAKVGLLGAIGVWMIWDRMTAIVGLGKAGLVPAMADLGNMFIMTCLIMAGTLFLIAGIDVPAQIFQRGKRLAMSKQEVKDEHKESEGSPEAKGHLRRRQFEVMNGSTRKAVAEASVILTNPTHFAVALRYQPGRDQAPIVVARGRDAIAAAIRELGDSNAVPILQYPELARAIYFTSRNGQVVDEGLYMAVATVLAFVFRVENKMATEMDRPFITVPDDLRFDAEGQKLEKKETVN; the protein is encoded by the coding sequence ATGGCAGGCTCCAACGGCGGCGGTGACAAGACCGAGAAACCAACCCAGAAGAAATTGGACGACGCCGCCAAGAAGGGCGACATCCTTCAGTCGCGCGATCTGGGCACGGCGATGGTGGTGATGGCCGGCATCGGCTGCATCGCCGTGACCGGGCCGTCGCTGGTGGGCGCGCTGCGCGAAATGCTGATCGAGGCGTTGCGGTTCAAGCGCGAGGATATCGTCGATTTCTCACCTGCGGAACGGGGTATCGACCTGTTGTCGGGCATCGCCATGCCGGTCGGTGGCATCATGCTGGCGACCCTGCTGGCCGCGATTGCCGCACCGGCGCTGCTGGGGTCGATGGGGTTCCGCACCGGCGCCTTCGCGCCCAAGATGAGCAAGCTCAATCCCGCTTCCGGCTTCAAGCGCATGTTCGGGATGCAGGGGCTGACCGAACTGGTGAAATCCATCGCCAAGGTGGGTTTGCTGGGGGCGATCGGCGTGTGGATGATCTGGGACCGGATGACCGCGATCGTCGGGCTGGGCAAGGCGGGCCTCGTTCCGGCGATGGCCGACCTTGGCAATATGTTCATCATGACCTGCCTGATCATGGCGGGCACATTGTTCCTGATCGCGGGCATCGACGTGCCCGCGCAGATTTTCCAGCGCGGCAAGCGCCTCGCCATGTCGAAGCAGGAGGTCAAGGACGAGCATAAGGAAAGCGAAGGCTCGCCCGAGGCCAAGGGCCATCTGCGCCGCCGCCAGTTTGAGGTGATGAACGGATCGACCCGCAAGGCGGTGGCGGAAGCCAGCGTCATCCTGACCAACCCGACCCATTTCGCGGTCGCGCTACGCTATCAGCCGGGCCGTGATCAGGCCCCGATCGTCGTCGCCCGTGGTCGCGATGCGATCGCCGCCGCCATCCGCGAACTGGGCGACAGCAACGCGGTGCCGATCCTGCAATATCCCGAACTGGCGCGCGCCATCTACTTCACGTCGCGCAATGGACAGGTCGTCGATGAAGGCCTGTACATGGCGGTGGCGACAGTCCTTGCCTTTGTTTTCCGGGTGGAAAACAAGATGGCGACCGAAATGGACCGCCCCTTCATCACCGTGCCCGACGATCTGCGCTTCGATGCCGAAGGGCAAAAGCTCGAAAAGAAAGAAACGGTGAATTAA
- the fliR gene encoding flagellar biosynthetic protein FliR, producing the protein MIPTGFVGVEAQLWLWLIAMIRPGAAFIAAPIFGAPSVPIQLRLILSLALGMAALNSVTIQLPQDGIASIEGVLLIAGEVLAGLAMGFAVQIGYAAAFVAGETIGNAMGLGMAAMVDPQSGQSTQVIGQYLSILATFLLLSMDGHLMLVSFVVQSYQALPPGAAMMSNDAVWDLVRFGGSLLGAGVTIALPVAFALILVQLVMGMLARTAPALNLFAVGMPVALMAGLVLLAVAAPVMGEGITAALKAGLEQARGISEGAR; encoded by the coding sequence GTGATACCGACGGGCTTCGTTGGCGTCGAAGCGCAGCTATGGCTCTGGCTGATCGCCATGATCCGGCCCGGCGCCGCCTTCATCGCCGCGCCCATTTTCGGCGCGCCCTCCGTGCCGATCCAGTTGCGCCTGATCCTGTCCCTCGCGCTCGGCATGGCTGCGCTAAACAGCGTCACCATCCAACTGCCGCAGGACGGCATTGCCAGCATAGAGGGGGTGCTGCTGATCGCGGGCGAAGTGCTGGCCGGTCTTGCCATGGGGTTCGCCGTCCAGATCGGCTATGCCGCCGCCTTCGTCGCAGGCGAGACGATCGGCAACGCCATGGGGCTTGGCATGGCCGCGATGGTCGATCCGCAGTCGGGCCAGTCGACCCAGGTGATCGGCCAATATCTCTCCATCCTCGCCACCTTCCTGTTGCTGAGCATGGACGGCCACCTGATGCTGGTGAGCTTCGTCGTGCAAAGCTATCAGGCGCTGCCGCCGGGGGCTGCGATGATGAGCAATGACGCGGTGTGGGATCTGGTGCGGTTCGGCGGTTCGCTGCTGGGCGCGGGTGTCACAATAGCCTTGCCGGTCGCCTTCGCGCTGATCCTGGTGCAACTGGTGATGGGCATGTTGGCGCGCACCGCGCCGGCGCTCAACCTGTTCGCCGTGGGGATGCCGGTGGCGCTGATGGCGGGCCTTGTCCTGCTGGCCGTCGCCGCGCCGGTCATGGGGGAGGGGATTACCGCCGCGCTGAAGGCCGGGCTGGAACAGGCGCGCGGCATTTCGGAAGGGGCGCGCTGA
- the fliQ gene encoding flagellar biosynthesis protein FliQ — translation MENADFFMGLAQQALWITALAAAPILIPALIAGVLIGMVQAATSINEATLSFIPKVLIVGGMLALFGGSIMILIADFTREIFERIPDLLQ, via the coding sequence ATGGAGAATGCCGATTTCTTCATGGGGCTGGCGCAGCAGGCGCTGTGGATCACCGCGCTTGCGGCGGCCCCCATCCTCATCCCCGCGCTGATCGCCGGGGTGTTGATCGGCATGGTGCAGGCCGCGACCTCGATCAATGAAGCGACGCTGTCCTTCATTCCCAAGGTGCTGATCGTGGGCGGGATGCTGGCGCTGTTCGGCGGGTCGATCATGATCCTGATCGCCGATTTCACGCGCGAGATATTCGAGCGTATTCCGGACCTGCTCCAGTGA
- the fliP gene encoding flagellar type III secretion system pore protein FliP (The bacterial flagellar biogenesis protein FliP forms a type III secretion system (T3SS)-type pore required for flagellar assembly.) codes for MGGAVIAAGLLLVEPALAQAVPAAAPPLDNSGALTRAMGTLSGNGQPLSLSLQILILMSLLTVLPSLVLMMTSFTRIIIVLSLLRQALGLQQTPPNQVLVGLALFLSLFVMRPVLDQINAQAYDPYGKGQITIEEAVGRSGKALHGFMTKQTRQSDLKLFQGLAEAPAFRTPDDIPFSILLPAFVTSELKTAFQIGFMIFLPFLIIDLVVASTLMALGMMMLSPTIISMPFKLLLFVLVDGWALTMGSLAGSFAT; via the coding sequence ATCGGCGGCGCGGTTATCGCCGCCGGACTGCTGCTGGTCGAACCGGCGCTGGCGCAGGCGGTTCCTGCCGCCGCTCCGCCGCTCGACAACAGCGGCGCCTTGACCCGCGCCATGGGCACATTGTCCGGCAACGGCCAGCCTTTGTCGCTGTCGTTGCAAATCCTGATCCTGATGAGCCTGCTGACGGTGTTGCCGTCGCTCGTTCTCATGATGACCAGCTTCACCCGTATCATCATCGTCCTGTCGCTGCTGCGGCAGGCGCTGGGCCTTCAGCAGACCCCGCCTAATCAGGTGCTGGTCGGCCTCGCGCTCTTTCTCTCGCTGTTCGTGATGCGGCCCGTGCTCGACCAGATCAACGCGCAGGCCTATGATCCCTATGGCAAGGGGCAGATCACGATCGAGGAAGCGGTCGGCCGCTCGGGCAAGGCGCTGCACGGCTTCATGACCAAGCAAACGCGGCAAAGCGACCTTAAACTGTTCCAGGGTCTGGCCGAGGCGCCCGCCTTCCGCACGCCCGACGATATTCCCTTCTCGATCCTGCTGCCCGCCTTCGTAACCAGCGAGTTGAAGACCGCCTTCCAGATCGGTTTCATGATCTTTCTGCCTTTCCTCATCATCGATCTTGTGGTGGCGTCCACGTTGATGGCGCTGGGCATGATGATGCTTTCGCCCACGATCATCTCCATGCCGTTCAAGCTGTTGCTGTTCGTGCTGGTCGATGGCTGGGCGCTGACGATGGGGTCGCTCGCCGGCTCCTTCGCGACCTGA
- a CDS encoding flagellar biosynthetic protein FliO — MFWYFVKLLILLPMVAAMAFGALWLWRKYQPGMMVGQNDRALKVLEALPMGTFGKLAVVEFEGKKILLSVTRGRIEKIAEGDAPRVR, encoded by the coding sequence ATGTTCTGGTATTTCGTTAAACTGTTGATCCTGCTGCCGATGGTCGCGGCCATGGCCTTTGGCGCGCTGTGGCTGTGGCGCAAATATCAGCCCGGCATGATGGTTGGCCAGAATGACCGCGCGCTTAAAGTGTTGGAAGCACTGCCGATGGGCACCTTTGGCAAGCTGGCCGTGGTGGAGTTTGAGGGGAAGAAGATCCTGCTTTCCGTCACCCGTGGCCGGATCGAGAAGATCGCGGAAGGCGATGCGCCCCGTGTCCGGTGA
- the fliN gene encoding flagellar motor switch protein FliN: MSDMSDAPRIEVAEDSLARMASSRQFRLLADIPVRMSVEVGSTSLRLAEVMDLAEGSIVELDRQADDLLDIMVNGALIAKGEVVTVNGRYGIRIVDIATTETRLAGVERRN, translated from the coding sequence ATGAGTGACATGAGCGACGCCCCCCGCATCGAAGTGGCCGAAGACAGCCTGGCCCGCATGGCCAGCAGCCGTCAGTTCCGCCTGCTGGCCGATATTCCCGTCCGCATGTCGGTGGAGGTCGGATCCACCTCGCTGCGTCTGGCGGAGGTCATGGACCTGGCCGAAGGCAGCATCGTCGAACTGGATCGTCAGGCCGACGACCTGCTGGACATCATGGTCAACGGCGCGCTGATCGCAAAGGGGGAGGTCGTGACCGTCAACGGGCGCTATGGCATCCGTATCGTCGACATCGCCACCACCGAAACGCGGCTGGCGGGGGTCGAGCGGCGCAATTGA
- a CDS encoding flagellar motor switch protein FliM encodes MTDVQTFALGRGEAQAPMMLSGVDRLGEKLGRHLRAIIEPIAGVRPNIVAKSAELLDFSNWSGQVPAVASIGTYRCAPLKGAVLLRMDAAMISTLVDCFYGGIGNRPLPSRGEFTPTEDRLITRLSDGIMARMVDCWREILTIEPSLIARETGVGFAASAAPGEQMVLQRFTVSITRDAEWPIDLIFPLAALRGVEALMGTRLPDEDGPADPIWQARIARQMRDIRLPARTVLARPNLSLADLMQLKAGDVIPVTISRSLPLIVGDRILAHGTIGEQEGRAAFQIEKLVQGSDQ; translated from the coding sequence ATGACAGACGTTCAAACCTTTGCCCTGGGCAGAGGGGAAGCGCAGGCGCCGATGATGTTGTCGGGCGTGGACCGGCTGGGCGAAAAGCTCGGCCGGCATTTGCGCGCCATCATCGAGCCGATCGCGGGCGTGCGCCCGAACATCGTCGCCAAAAGCGCCGAACTGCTGGATTTCAGCAACTGGTCCGGCCAGGTGCCCGCCGTCGCCAGCATTGGCACCTATCGCTGCGCGCCGCTCAAGGGGGCTGTGTTGCTGCGGATGGACGCGGCGATGATTTCGACTTTGGTCGATTGTTTTTATGGCGGGATCGGCAACCGCCCGCTGCCCTCGCGCGGGGAATTCACGCCGACCGAGGACCGGCTGATCACTCGCTTGTCGGATGGCATCATGGCCCGCATGGTCGATTGCTGGCGCGAAATCCTTACCATCGAACCCAGCCTGATCGCGCGGGAGACGGGCGTCGGCTTCGCCGCCTCTGCCGCGCCCGGCGAACAGATGGTGCTCCAGCGCTTCACCGTCAGCATCACGCGGGACGCCGAATGGCCGATCGACCTGATCTTCCCCCTTGCCGCGCTGCGCGGGGTAGAGGCGCTGATGGGCACGCGTTTGCCGGACGAGGATGGCCCGGCCGATCCCATCTGGCAGGCTCGCATCGCCCGCCAGATGCGCGACATCCGCCTGCCCGCCCGCACCGTGCTGGCGCGCCCCAACCTCTCGCTGGCGGACCTCATGCAATTAAAGGCCGGGGACGTGATCCCGGTCACTATCAGCCGCAGCCTGCCGCTGATCGTCGGCGACCGTATTCTCGCCCATGGCACCATCGGCGAACAGGAAGGCCGCGCCGCCTTCCAGATTGAAAAGCTTGTACAGGGATCAGACCAATGA
- a CDS encoding flagellar basal body-associated FliL family protein — MSDAPKQKKKGGGMKLIIILLVGLVLGGAGAAGGLYAAGAFSPKDEGPKEDPNKPVLVLKGEDAEAIATAHAAPEGEHGVSGGHAPGKGIDLPAPQNPTAYQATYFQMQAPFTSNMADSDAFAQISIAISTYYDMRVVEALKTHEMAIRSQVLMMLAQQPQEALATPQGKQDLQKKIRIVINDVLKQKTGYGGVDNVYFTNFVIQ; from the coding sequence ATGAGCGACGCACCGAAGCAGAAAAAAAAGGGTGGGGGCATGAAGCTCATCATCATCCTGCTGGTCGGGCTGGTTCTGGGTGGTGCTGGCGCGGCTGGAGGCCTCTATGCCGCGGGCGCGTTCAGTCCGAAGGATGAGGGGCCGAAGGAAGATCCCAACAAACCCGTGCTGGTGTTGAAGGGGGAGGATGCAGAGGCGATCGCGACAGCCCATGCCGCGCCTGAGGGCGAGCATGGCGTGTCTGGTGGTCACGCGCCGGGCAAGGGCATCGACCTGCCTGCGCCGCAAAATCCCACCGCTTATCAAGCGACTTACTTCCAGATGCAGGCGCCCTTTACGTCCAACATGGCGGACTCGGATGCCTTCGCCCAGATCAGCATTGCCATCTCCACTTATTATGACATGCGTGTGGTCGAAGCGCTCAAAACGCATGAAATGGCCATTCGCAGTCAGGTGCTGATGATGCTGGCGCAACAGCCGCAGGAGGCGCTTGCGACCCCCCAGGGCAAGCAGGATCTGCAAAAGAAAATCCGTATTGTGATCAACGATGTGCTCAAGCAGAAGACCGGCTATGGCGGCGTTGATAACGTTTATTTTACCAATTTCGTTATTCAATAG